The proteins below come from a single uncultured Dethiosulfovibrio sp. genomic window:
- a CDS encoding DUF2786 domain-containing protein: MNDRIKERIGKLLKVAEDSPYPAEVEAALLKAQEIMAINGLTEGDINPSERGDVVEKEIDLGGRAESWKEYLATVLAENFRCMTYRVRRARYDGGSMVFCSLVVILGRSDDVNIVFDAFCRCVLAVTRFALEYRAKTKSRWQTVRSSYFTGFVRGLEDRFEEQKRQNPEWGLVLMRDPEIESAYEDLDLGNAPASRAVLRGEDAFAEGYVKGKGFSLKDDPSLMGAATLGIAAT, encoded by the coding sequence ATGAACGATCGCATTAAGGAACGCATCGGAAAGCTGCTGAAGGTCGCCGAAGATTCGCCATATCCGGCAGAGGTGGAAGCTGCCCTTCTGAAAGCTCAGGAGATCATGGCTATAAACGGTCTCACCGAGGGGGATATAAATCCTTCCGAACGAGGCGATGTCGTGGAGAAAGAGATTGACCTGGGAGGTCGGGCTGAAAGCTGGAAGGAATATCTTGCGACTGTCCTTGCGGAAAATTTCAGGTGCATGACTTACCGGGTTAGAAGAGCAAGATACGACGGTGGCTCTATGGTCTTCTGTAGCTTGGTGGTCATCCTGGGGCGGAGTGATGATGTGAATATAGTCTTCGATGCTTTTTGCAGATGCGTCTTAGCGGTAACGAGATTTGCCCTGGAGTATAGGGCAAAGACCAAGTCCAGATGGCAGACCGTGAGGAGCAGTTATTTCACCGGGTTTGTCCGTGGCTTGGAGGACCGGTTTGAGGAGCAGAAGAGGCAGAACCCCGAGTGGGGATTGGTGCTGATGAGGGACCCTGAGATCGAGTCGGCTTACGAGGACCTCGATCTAGGAAATGCTCCTGCGAGTCGTGCGGTCCTCAGAGGTGAAGACGCTTTCGCTGAAGGCTACGTCAAGGGGAAGGGCTTTTCTCTCAAAGACGATCCTTCCTTGATGGGAGCGGCCACGTTGGGAATAGCGGCTACGTAA
- the dcm gene encoding DNA (cytosine-5-)-methyltransferase, giving the protein MDKSGHGERLKGLSLFSGIGGLDLAAEWAGIKTVGFCEIEPFPVEILKRRWPNVPIVDDVRTVHGDGWEAVDIVFGGFPCQDLSSAGKKAGLEGARSGLWFEMLRVIREIRPRWLLAENVRGAINLALDTVVSGLEDEGYKVWSLVIPASAVGAPHRRERLFVVGAREDVADAMSIGLQTERPEQQATGATGCDALVEDPGRQLPQGRKFTGADEYEGEIGIADISERSGSTYWPTPSVCGNNNRKGLSPNSGDGLATSVKLWLTPKTPTGGGKPERSTPGGGLRKIEDQVAQVSSGQLNPDWVECLMGFPLGWTDPDCDVPALPPGWPMPMGADQYDWEPPRTVKGMPHRSKRLKALGNAVVPQQAYPLFRAIVEMERMSRESEVA; this is encoded by the coding sequence ATGGACAAAAGTGGACATGGAGAAAGGTTGAAGGGTCTCTCTCTTTTCAGCGGTATAGGTGGGCTAGACTTGGCCGCTGAATGGGCAGGCATAAAGACCGTTGGCTTTTGTGAGATAGAACCGTTCCCCGTGGAGATCTTGAAAAGGAGGTGGCCGAATGTCCCGATCGTTGACGATGTGCGAACAGTGCATGGAGACGGATGGGAAGCAGTTGACATTGTTTTCGGAGGCTTCCCCTGTCAGGACCTCTCCTCCGCTGGCAAAAAGGCGGGACTCGAAGGAGCCCGGTCGGGTCTCTGGTTCGAGATGCTCCGGGTTATTCGAGAGATCCGACCCCGTTGGTTATTGGCTGAGAATGTCCGTGGAGCAATTAATCTCGCCCTCGATACCGTCGTGTCCGGTCTGGAGGATGAAGGTTACAAAGTCTGGAGCCTCGTCATACCTGCTTCTGCGGTTGGTGCGCCCCACAGACGGGAACGACTATTCGTCGTCGGAGCAAGGGAGGATGTGGCCGACGCCATGTCAATCGGATTACAAACGGAGAGGCCCGAACAGCAAGCAACAGGGGCTACCGGATGTGATGCCCTTGTGGAGGACCCCGGACGCCAATTGCCCCAGGGGCGCAAGTTCACCGGAGCGGATGAATATGAAGGAGAAATTGGGATTGCCGATATCTCTGAACGATCAGGTAGCACATATTGGCCGACCCCCTCAGTCTGCGGAAACAACAATCGAAAAGGGTTGAGTCCGAACAGTGGCGACGGACTGGCCACGTCGGTCAAGCTCTGGCTCACGCCTAAGACGCCGACCGGTGGGGGAAAGCCGGAGAGATCCACACCCGGTGGAGGGCTTCGGAAGATCGAGGATCAGGTAGCTCAGGTCTCGTCTGGACAGCTTAATCCCGATTGGGTCGAGTGTCTTATGGGATTCCCCCTCGGCTGGACCGATCCTGATTGCGACGTGCCGGCATTGCCTCCCGGTTGGCCGATGCCGATGGGAGCCGATCAGTACGATTGGGAGCCTCCGAGGACGGTGAAGGGGATGCCGCATCGATCGAAGAGGTTGAAGGCCCTTGGCAACGCCGTAGTGCCTCAACAGGCGTATCCCTTGTTTCGGGCGATAGTAGAGATGGAACGAATGAGTAGAGAAAGCGAGGTGGCGTGA
- a CDS encoding DUF6475 domain-containing protein, with amino-acid sequence MRSRNIKPGFFKNEVLGMLNPLARLLFSGLWCMADREGRIEDRPLRIKAEILPYDNCEIDSLLNELMRSGFIQRYQVNGEGYIQIINFSKHQNPHKRETPSEIPPCSCSSTTKAQPRQGLGKDDTRPRFPDNAETEYQEGEKGTDESVVPAEDNAETLRSDCDKASGSKASREKHDLGTTKAGPRQEPARLIPDSLIPDSGFLIPTTSPTDADEGDIKPSNKNHDPSVAEMELCKNFAIAGAFEDLRKNPAAFYKKLEEWEDLYPELPVSFEVKKATQWLRDNPGKRHKLWSRFMGNWLSRANDSRKTASGTTVPSARQDLAVWAVVNGAIQKLGSSASVRFWDPAIHNAIWSLGGWIKLCRYDPTQREREFCRSYSAGVGMSWKDDVPEYLVGEREVTERNIGRAGVIPPVAFIAQNGEVSRYVRADEKTTAEYRS; translated from the coding sequence ATGAGGTCACGGAATATAAAGCCCGGATTCTTTAAAAACGAGGTTCTCGGCATGCTCAATCCTCTCGCCCGACTTCTTTTCTCCGGCTTGTGGTGCATGGCGGATAGAGAAGGGCGTATAGAGGATCGTCCCTTACGCATAAAAGCCGAGATTTTGCCATACGACAACTGTGAAATTGATTCATTGCTTAATGAACTTATGCGCTCTGGTTTTATCCAAAGATACCAGGTGAATGGGGAAGGGTATATCCAGATAATCAACTTCAGCAAACACCAGAATCCACACAAGCGGGAGACTCCCAGCGAAATCCCACCCTGTTCTTGCTCAAGCACGACCAAGGCACAACCTAGGCAGGGCCTAGGCAAGGACGACACCCGACCCAGGTTTCCTGATAATGCAGAAACGGAGTATCAGGAGGGGGAAAAAGGCACCGATGAATCCGTAGTCCCTGCTGAAGATAACGCTGAAACTCTGAGATCTGACTGCGATAAAGCCAGTGGTAGCAAGGCTTCAAGGGAAAAGCACGACCTAGGCACGACCAAGGCAGGGCCTAGGCAGGAACCGGCCCGGCTGATTCCTGATTCTCTGATTCCTGATTCCGGATTCCTGATTCCTACTACTTCACCCACCGACGCCGACGAAGGAGATATAAAACCGTCGAATAAAAACCACGACCCTTCCGTAGCAGAGATGGAGCTGTGCAAAAACTTTGCCATAGCTGGTGCCTTTGAAGATCTCCGAAAAAATCCCGCAGCGTTCTACAAAAAGCTGGAGGAGTGGGAGGACCTGTACCCTGAACTACCGGTCTCCTTCGAGGTGAAAAAGGCTACGCAATGGCTTAGGGACAACCCAGGTAAGCGACACAAGCTGTGGAGTCGGTTCATGGGGAATTGGCTCAGCAGAGCCAACGACAGCCGGAAGACCGCCAGTGGGACTACTGTACCCTCGGCTCGACAGGACCTTGCTGTCTGGGCGGTGGTCAACGGTGCCATACAAAAGCTTGGTAGTTCAGCCTCAGTCCGCTTCTGGGATCCAGCTATACATAACGCTATCTGGTCCTTAGGAGGCTGGATAAAACTATGCCGATACGACCCGACACAAAGGGAGCGGGAGTTTTGCCGGTCCTATTCCGCAGGTGTAGGCATGTCCTGGAAGGACGATGTGCCGGAGTACCTTGTTGGAGAGCGGGAAGTTACGGAGCGAAATATAGGCAGGGCAGGAGTAATTCCACCTGTTGCCTTTATTGCCCAAAATGGGGAGGTGTCCCGCTATGTCAGGGCAGATGAAAAAACGACAGCAGAATACCGTTCGTGA
- a CDS encoding YqaJ viral recombinase family protein, whose translation MSTAAVLTSTMDMSREDWLESRRQGIGGSDSPVILLGDKHPFTSPLELWEEKRGLSGGTKETPAMKRGQVMEGLIAKLYSEQTGRKVRRVNAILQHPEHHWMLANVDREIVAARPEDGPGILEIKCPGQWVFSKCKYEGIPNYYQIQMQHYLGVTGRKWGAFAVFNAEKWEMIQFDINRDDELISMIVDADYKFWRMVEEGIPPEETEQPVVNLPPVPVDSKMIHLDTDGWKAAVEGLMEAKEILAQAQELEKNAKARIANIMDFYGVEVAEGFGLRVYYREQEGRRTFDHKALKRAHPELDLEPFFKMGKRTKPLNPKPLKEARPHE comes from the coding sequence ATGAGTACAGCGGCAGTGTTGACGTCAACGATGGATATGAGCCGGGAAGATTGGTTGGAGTCCCGAAGGCAGGGCATAGGCGGATCGGACAGCCCTGTAATCCTCCTGGGGGATAAACACCCCTTTACCTCTCCCTTGGAACTCTGGGAGGAAAAGAGAGGTCTTTCCGGAGGAACGAAGGAGACCCCAGCCATGAAGCGAGGCCAGGTAATGGAGGGCCTTATCGCTAAGCTCTATTCAGAGCAAACAGGAAGAAAAGTCCGGCGTGTCAACGCAATACTTCAACACCCGGAACATCACTGGATGCTTGCCAACGTGGACAGAGAGATCGTGGCGGCCAGGCCGGAAGACGGTCCGGGCATTCTGGAGATCAAGTGTCCTGGACAGTGGGTCTTCTCTAAATGCAAGTACGAAGGAATACCCAACTACTATCAGATCCAGATGCAGCACTATCTCGGAGTGACTGGCCGTAAGTGGGGTGCCTTCGCCGTATTCAACGCCGAGAAGTGGGAGATGATTCAGTTCGACATCAATCGGGATGACGAGCTTATCTCGATGATCGTCGATGCAGATTACAAATTCTGGCGAATGGTCGAAGAGGGAATCCCACCGGAGGAAACAGAACAACCGGTGGTGAATCTCCCTCCGGTCCCTGTGGATAGCAAGATGATTCATCTTGACACGGATGGTTGGAAAGCCGCGGTCGAGGGACTGATGGAAGCAAAAGAGATATTGGCCCAGGCGCAAGAGCTTGAGAAAAATGCCAAGGCTCGAATCGCCAACATCATGGACTTTTACGGCGTAGAGGTGGCAGAGGGTTTTGGCCTGAGAGTCTATTACAGAGAGCAAGAGGGAAGGAGAACCTTTGATCACAAAGCCCTGAAGCGAGCGCATCCAGAGTTAGATCTGGAACCATTTTTCAAGATGGGCAAGAGAACAAAACCGCTAAACCCCAAACCCCTTAAGGAGGCAAGACCCCATGAATAA